The following coding sequences are from one Panicum hallii strain FIL2 chromosome 5, PHallii_v3.1, whole genome shotgun sequence window:
- the LOC112893814 gene encoding katanin p60 ATPase-containing subunit A-like 2, whose protein sequence is MDFKGFWESRFGGKKEREPEQNGSANGEANGTAPKRTADLAVYEQFEQQARQTQVRAAAIRDGAADVIQKPLLPPFESAEMRNLAETLLRDIIRGSPDVKWESIKGLENAKRLLKEAVVMPIKYPKYFTGLLSPWKGILLFGPPGTGKTMLAKAVATECKTTFFNISASSIVSKWRGDSEKLVKVLFELARHHAPSTIFLDEIDAIISQRGEARSEHEASRRLKTELLIQMDGLTKTNDLVFVLAATNLPWELDAAMLRRLEKRILVPLPEAEARQAMFEELLPATTSKLEVPYKVLVEKTEGYSGSDIRLVCKEAAMQPLRRLMSVLEASDELVPEEELPEVGPLKPEDIELALRNTRPSAHLHAHRYEKFNQDYGSQVLCSEQA, encoded by the exons aTG GATTTCAAGGGGTTCTGGGAGTCCAGATTCGGGGGCAAGAAGGAGCGGGAGCCGGAGCAGAACGGGAGCGCCAACGGCGAAGCCAACGGGACCGCCCCGAAGAGGACCGCCGATCTGGCGGTCtacgagcagttcgagcagcag GCCAGGCAGACCCAGGTCCGAGCCGCCGCGATTCGCGATGGGGCTGCGGATGTGAT CCAGAAGCCCCTTCTACCTCCATTCGAGTCAGCTGAAATGCGTAATCTCGCGGAGACATTGTTGAG GGATATTATTCGTGGGAGTCCAGATGTGAAATGGGAGAGCATCAAAGGACTAGAGAATGCAAAACGCCTTCTAAAAGAGGCAGTTGTCATGCCCATAAAGTACCCAAA ATACTTCACTGGTCTCCTGTCTCCATGGAAAGGCATCTTACTTTTTGGCCCCCCAGGGACAGGAAAG ACAATGCTGGCAAAAGCGGTTGCTACTGAGTGCAAAACCACCTTCTTCAACATTTCAGCATCATCAATTGTTAGCAAATGGCGTG GAGATTCAGAGAAGCTTGTCAAAGTTCTGTTTGAGCTTGCTAGGCATCACGCACCATCCACCATATTTCTTGATGAAATAGATGCCATTATCAGCCAGCGTGGTGAAGCTCGTAGTGAGCACGAAGCTAGTCGTCGTTTGAAGACTGAACTACTTATTCAG ATGGATGGTTTGACAAAGACAAACGACTTGGTATTTGTACTAGCAGCTACAAATCTACCATGGGAATTGGATGCCGCTATGCTGCGCCGGCTTGAGAAGCGG ATTCTTGTACCGCTTCCTGAAGCTGAAGCAAGGCAGGCAATGTTTGAGGAACTTCTGCCAGCAACTACCTCAAAGCTAGAGGTCCCGTATAAAGTACTGGTTGAGAAGACTGAAGGTTACTCTGGTTCAGATATCCGTCTTGTGTGCAAAGAAGCTGCCATGCAACCACTGAGACGTCTCATGTCGGTTCTTGAAGCCAGTGATGAGTTGGTGCCAGAGGAAG AACTGCCTGAGGTTGGTCCTCTGAAACCTGAAGATATCGAACTTGCTTTAAGGAACACTAGGCCATCAGCCCATCTCCATGCACATCGCTATGAAAAGTTCAACCAGGACTATGGGAGCCAGGTTCTATGTTCAGAGCAAGCTTGA